The Treponema sp. OMZ 790 genome includes the window CTTTTTACGCGCAGAGACAGGGCCTTTTATGATTATTTTTTAAGAAAATTTAATACCATACTCAGCGGGGAATTTAATAAGGGGTCGGGAAATATAAGCTCCGTTAAAGAAATATTGGATTTGATCGAAACTCTCTCAGACGAAGATGAAAGGCTTTATAATGAGGTTATGAAAAATGTTTTTTATGACGGACGTATAGGAACAATAATCCTAGATGAAAAGCAGTCCGAAGTTTTAAGCTCCGGAATCGATTATAATCAGTTTTTGGGAGTTATAAAGCGTGCCACCGATAATATAGCCGAAAATGCTCATGGAGTCGGTATATCGGCATACTTTGATCCGGTGGAGATATCGGATAAGATTCAACTCAGGATAAGAGCTTCAGGCGATGTACAAGGGATTGATGTAAGGCCTATTTTAAGCGAATTCAGTATTGCAGACGGCGGAGGTCATCCGGGTGCCATAGGTTTTCGCTTTAACCGCAGCGAGATAAAGGATTTACCGGCCTACGTCTATAGAATTTCCGAAAGGGTTAAGACTTTGATTCCGCAATGACAGCTCAAAAAATCAACTATGACAGGCTGATGCAGGAAACTATAAAAGATTTGGACTCAAACGATAAAGCTCTTTTGCTCCATTCTTGCTGTGCGCCTTGCAGTTCTTCGGTTATCTTAAAACTTGCTCCTTTTTTTAAACTTACCGTTTTTTATTATAATCCCAATATAGACACCTTTGAAGAATACGAAAAAAGAGCTGAAGAGCAAAAACACATTATTTCTATCTACAATGAAGAAAGTCTCTCGTCTCACAGGATAGAAATAATCAAAGAGACCTATGCCCCTGAAGAATTCCATAAAATTGCTCAAGGTTTGGAAGATTGTCCTGAAGGAGGGGAGAGGTGTATGCGCTGCTACCTTTTACGGCTGAAAAAAACTGCCGAAAGAGCCAAAAAAGACGGTTTCGATTTTTTTACCTCAACTCTTTCCGTGAGTCCCTTAAAAAATGCGGAAAAACTTAATAGTATCGGACTTTCTCTCGAAAGCGGAAACTGCAGATGGCTCGCTTGCGATTTTAAAAAACGCAGCGGTTACCTTGATTCCATAAATTTAAGCAAAAAATACGGACTTTACAGGCAGGATTACTGCGGATGTGTCCATTCCAAACGATAAAAAATTAGTTATTTTTATCCTTATAATTCAAGTTTTAGAATTGACTATATCCTAAATTCCTGCTATAATATAGTCCAAAGTAATCAATCTATTGACTATAAATATTAGGAGGTCAAAAGTGAAACTTGAATTAGGTATTATACCCATTAACGACATGAAATTTGGAAACAAAACAGCTGTTAATGGAACATGCCTTGAAGTAAACAAAGCTGAACTTGAGGCTCTTATCAAGGAAGATCCGCTTGTAATCGGTGTCGAATTGCACATTGCAAAGCCCGGCGATAACACTCGAATTATCCCTGTAAAAGATGTTCTTGAACCCAGATGTAAGGTAGAAGGCAGCGGAGTTTGCTTCCCCGGTTTTTTTACCGGTGAAGAGGCTGTTGTTGGAGCAGGTAAAACCCATGTATTGAAGGGTGCTGCTGTAGTTACAACCGGAACCGTTGTAGGTTTCCAGGAAGGTATCATTGACATGAGCGGCCCGGGTGCCGAATATACCCCCTTCTCAAAGACCGTTAACCTCGTTGTTGATTGCAAGATCCAGGACGATGTTACCCGCGCTATCAAAGAAAAGGCCTTACGCCTTATGGGCTTAAAAACAGCCCGATATCTCGGAGAAGCTGCTAAAAACGTAAAACCCGCTTCTGTAGAAACCTACGAAACACTTCCCTTCGTAGAGCAGGCTAAACAATATCCCAATCTTCCTAAGGTAGGATATGTTTACATGCTCCAGAGCCAGGGACTTTTACACGACACCTACTACTACGGTATCGACGTAAAGCAGATTCTTCCCACAATCATGTACCCCACAGAAGTTATGGACGGTGCAATCGTAAGCGGTAACTGCGTTTCTGCATGCGATAAGAACCCGACCTATGTTCACCAGAACAGCCCCATTATCCATGAACTCTACAAGAGACATGGAAAAGACATCAACTTCATGGGTGTAATCGTTACAAACGAAAACGTAACTCTTGCAGACAAGGAAAGATCTTCTAACCTTTCCGCAAAATTGGCCGAAATGCTCGGCTGCGATGCAGTTATCGTTTCTGAAGAAGGTTTCGGAAACCCCGATGCCGACTTGATCATGAACTGCCGCAAGATCGAAGAAAAGGGTATCAAAACCGTTCTCGTAACCGACGAATATGCCGGTCAAGACGGTGCAAGTCAGTCTCTTGCTGACTCAAACCCCTTAGGAAATGCTGTAGTTTCTAACGGAAACGCAAACGCTGTTGTAAAACTTCCCCCGATGAAGACCATCATCGGAGATGTAAAACAAGCAAACGTTATTGCCGGTGCTTGGGAAGGAAGTTTACATGCCGACGGAACAATCGAAGCTGAAATTCAGGTTATTACCGGTGCTACAAACGAGCTCGGATTCTGGAATCTTAGCGCAAGAGGAATATAAGGAGTTAAGCTATGAGTAAAGTAATTGTTCATTATATCAATCAGTTCTTTGCCGGAAAAGGCGGAGAAGACATGGCTGACTACAAACCGGAGGTTATTGACGGAACAGCAGGTCCCGGTGCCGGAATTCAGGGTGCCTTGGGAGATGCAGGAAAGATCGTCAAGACCATTATCTGCGGTGATAACTATTTTAACGAACACGAAGAAGAATGCTTGGCCTTTGTTAAGAAGGTTCTTACAGATGCAAAAGCAGACCTTCTTATTGCCGGTCCCGGATTTAACGCCGGACGATACGGTATGGCTTGCGGTAACGCAGCAAAGGTTGCCTTTGAGCTCGGCATCCCCGCTATTTCTGGTCTCTATGAAGAAAACCCCGGTTATGATGTATTTAAAGCCTTTATGTACACAATCAAGACAGGCAACTCTGCTGTAAGCATGAGAGAAGCCGTTCCTGCTATCGGAGCTTTGGCTAAAAAGATTTTAACAGGCGAGTGCATCTGCTGCCCCGAAAAAGAAGGTCTCTTACCCAGAGGCGTACGCCAAAACTACTTTGCAGAAGAAAGAGGTGCAAAGAGAGCTGTTGATATGCTCATCAAGAAGATTAAGGGTGAAGAGTTCGTAACGGAATATCCGATGCCCGTATTCGACAGAGTACCTCCTCAGCCTGCTGTTAAAGATATTTCCAAGGCAAAGGTTGCATTGGTAACCTCAGGCGGTGTTGTACCCAAGGGTAACCCCGACCACATCGAAGCTTCAAACGCTTCACACTACGGCGAATATTCAATCGCAGGTATGGCCGCTCTTTCATCAGCCGACAGCGAAACAGCTCACGGCGGATACGACCCGACCTATTGTAATGCAAACCCCAACCGAGTTCTTCCGG containing:
- a CDS encoding epoxyqueuosine reductase QueH; the encoded protein is MTAQKINYDRLMQETIKDLDSNDKALLLHSCCAPCSSSVILKLAPFFKLTVFYYNPNIDTFEEYEKRAEEQKHIISIYNEESLSSHRIEIIKETYAPEEFHKIAQGLEDCPEGGERCMRCYLLRLKKTAERAKKDGFDFFTSTLSVSPLKNAEKLNSIGLSLESGNCRWLACDFKKRSGYLDSINLSKKYGLYRQDYCGCVHSKR
- a CDS encoding glycine/sarcosine/betaine reductase component B subunit, giving the protein MKLELGIIPINDMKFGNKTAVNGTCLEVNKAELEALIKEDPLVIGVELHIAKPGDNTRIIPVKDVLEPRCKVEGSGVCFPGFFTGEEAVVGAGKTHVLKGAAVVTTGTVVGFQEGIIDMSGPGAEYTPFSKTVNLVVDCKIQDDVTRAIKEKALRLMGLKTARYLGEAAKNVKPASVETYETLPFVEQAKQYPNLPKVGYVYMLQSQGLLHDTYYYGIDVKQILPTIMYPTEVMDGAIVSGNCVSACDKNPTYVHQNSPIIHELYKRHGKDINFMGVIVTNENVTLADKERSSNLSAKLAEMLGCDAVIVSEEGFGNPDADLIMNCRKIEEKGIKTVLVTDEYAGQDGASQSLADSNPLGNAVVSNGNANAVVKLPPMKTIIGDVKQANVIAGAWEGSLHADGTIEAEIQVITGATNELGFWNLSARGI
- the grdB gene encoding glycine reductase complex selenoprotein B, producing MSKVIVHYINQFFAGKGGEDMADYKPEVIDGTAGPGAGIQGALGDAGKIVKTIICGDNYFNEHEEECLAFVKKVLTDAKADLLIAGPGFNAGRYGMACGNAAKVAFELGIPAISGLYEENPGYDVFKAFMYTIKTGNSAVSMREAVPAIGALAKKILTGECICCPEKEGLLPRGVRQNYFAEERGAKRAVDMLIKKIKGEEFVTEYPMPVFDRVPPQPAVKDISKAKVALVTSGGVVPKGNPDHIEASNASHYGEYSIAGMAALSSADSETAHGGYDPTYCNANPNRVLPVDVLRDMEKEGKIGKLHDKYYTTVGNGTAVKRSKKFAEEFVQKLVNDGVQAVILTSTUGTCTRCGATMVKEIERHLPVVHIATVVPISKTVGANRIVPAVAIPHPLGDPKMNDADEKKLRRALVEKALKALETPVSEQTVF